One Aliiroseovarius sediminilitoris DNA window includes the following coding sequences:
- a CDS encoding vitamin B12-dependent ribonucleotide reductase: MKIERKFTKAGADAYSELDFITTTSEIRNPDGTIVFKLDACEVPADWSQVASDVIAQKYFRKAGVPAALKRVKEKGVPEFLWRSVPDDKALAELPKEERYGGETSAKQVFDRLAGAWTYWGWKGGYFTTEADAKAYFDEMRHMLASQRAAPNSPQWFNTGLHWAYGIDGPAQGHYYVDHKTRKLTKSKSSYEHPQPHACFIQSIGDDLVGDGGIMDLWVREARLFKYGSGTGTNFSSLRAANEPLSGGGKSSGLMGFLKIGDRAAGAIKSGGTTRRAAKMVIVDSDHPDIEEYINWKVKEEQKVASLVAGSKMHEEHLNHIFAAIRTWDGAEEDAYDPKINESLKDVIRAAKKVAIPEVYVKRVLDYAKQGYGAIEFPTYDTDWDSEAYATVSGQNSNNSVRVTDAYLKAVEADADWELIRRTDGSVAKTIKARDLWDQIGHAAWACADPGIQYHDTVNAWHTCPEDGEIRGSNPCSEYMFLDDTACNLASMNLLTFLEDGVFQAEDYMHATRLWTITLEISVMMAQFPSKEIAERSYVFRTLGLGYANIGGLLMNMGFGYDSPEGRAMCGALTAILSGVSYATSAEMAGELGAFEGFERNRNHMLRVIRNHRTAAYGATEGYEGLSIKPLALDHANCPDAKLVDLAMGAWDEALALGEKHGYRNAQVSVIAPTGTIGLVMDCDTTGIEPDFALVKFKKLAGGGYFKIINRSVPAALEKLGYASSEIEEIISYAVGHGTIGNAPGINHTTLIGHGFGQNEIDKIEAALPSAFDIRFVFNQWTLGEEFCTNVLDIPAEKLNNPDFSLLSHLGFTRRDIEAANDHVCGTMTLEGAPHLKEEHYNVFDCANPCGKKGKRFLNVDSHIYMMAAAQSFISGAISKTINMANDATIEDCQKAYELSWSLGIKANALYRDGSKLSQPLAAALVEDDEEAEEILAAGSPHDKAVTLAEKIIEKIVVKEVARGREKLPERRKGYTQKAIVGGHKVYLRTGEYEDGNLGEIFIDMHKEGAGFRAMMNNFAIAVSVGLQYGVPLEEFVDAFTFTKFEPAGMVQGNDSIKNATSILDYIFRELAVSYLDRTDLAHVKPEGASFDDLGRGEEEGVSNVQEMTETAASKSLEVLKQISSTGYLRKRMPQELMVLQGGTDAGGTVLTGTDPVGVLNTLVPETAGMKTTVTETLVSETAVSTGTINKIDARTKAKMQGYEGDPCGECGNYTLVRNGTCMKCNTCGSTTGCS, translated from the coding sequence ATGAAAATCGAACGCAAATTCACCAAAGCCGGAGCAGACGCTTATTCCGAGCTGGATTTCATCACCACTACATCTGAAATCCGTAACCCGGATGGCACAATTGTCTTCAAATTGGACGCTTGCGAAGTCCCGGCGGATTGGAGCCAGGTTGCCTCGGACGTGATTGCGCAGAAGTATTTTCGCAAAGCGGGCGTGCCGGCGGCATTGAAGCGCGTGAAAGAAAAAGGTGTTCCTGAGTTTCTCTGGCGCTCGGTCCCGGACGACAAAGCACTGGCAGAGCTGCCGAAAGAAGAGCGTTACGGTGGCGAGACCTCGGCCAAGCAAGTGTTTGACCGTCTGGCAGGGGCGTGGACCTATTGGGGTTGGAAAGGTGGTTACTTCACCACCGAGGCTGACGCGAAAGCCTATTTCGACGAAATGCGCCACATGTTGGCCAGCCAGCGCGCGGCCCCGAACTCGCCGCAGTGGTTTAACACCGGCCTGCATTGGGCCTATGGCATCGACGGTCCGGCGCAAGGCCATTACTACGTCGATCACAAGACCCGCAAGCTGACCAAATCCAAATCGAGCTATGAGCATCCGCAGCCCCATGCCTGTTTCATCCAGTCGATCGGTGACGATCTGGTGGGCGACGGCGGCATCATGGACTTGTGGGTGCGTGAAGCGCGCCTTTTCAAATACGGCTCAGGCACCGGCACCAACTTCTCGTCCCTGCGTGCGGCGAATGAGCCGCTGTCGGGTGGTGGTAAATCATCTGGTTTGATGGGTTTCCTGAAAATCGGCGACCGCGCGGCGGGCGCAATCAAGTCGGGCGGCACCACACGCCGCGCGGCCAAGATGGTGATCGTGGACAGCGACCATCCGGATATCGAGGAATACATCAACTGGAAGGTCAAGGAAGAGCAGAAAGTGGCCTCGCTGGTTGCAGGTTCGAAGATGCACGAAGAGCATCTGAACCACATCTTCGCCGCGATCCGCACATGGGATGGCGCCGAAGAAGACGCTTACGATCCGAAGATCAACGAGTCCCTGAAAGACGTCATTCGTGCTGCGAAAAAGGTCGCGATCCCAGAGGTTTATGTAAAACGCGTGCTGGATTATGCCAAGCAGGGTTATGGCGCGATCGAGTTCCCGACCTATGACACCGACTGGGATTCGGAAGCATACGCGACCGTATCGGGCCAGAACTCGAACAACTCGGTGCGTGTGACGGATGCGTATCTGAAAGCCGTTGAAGCAGATGCCGATTGGGAACTGATCCGCCGCACCGATGGCTCGGTCGCCAAGACCATCAAGGCGCGCGATTTGTGGGACCAGATCGGCCACGCCGCCTGGGCCTGCGCCGATCCGGGCATCCAGTATCACGACACGGTCAACGCCTGGCACACCTGCCCGGAAGACGGCGAAATCCGCGGCTCGAACCCGTGTTCGGAATATATGTTCCTGGATGACACGGCCTGCAACCTGGCCTCGATGAACCTGCTGACCTTCCTGGAAGACGGTGTGTTCCAGGCCGAAGATTACATGCACGCCACCCGCCTGTGGACGATCACGCTGGAGATTTCAGTGATGATGGCGCAGTTCCCGTCGAAAGAGATTGCCGAGCGCAGCTATGTCTTCCGCACGCTGGGGCTGGGTTATGCCAATATCGGCGGGCTGCTGATGAATATGGGCTTTGGCTACGACTCGCCCGAGGGCCGGGCGATGTGCGGCGCGCTGACGGCGATCCTGTCGGGTGTATCTTACGCGACCTCTGCCGAAATGGCGGGCGAGCTTGGGGCGTTCGAAGGGTTCGAGCGTAACAGGAATCACATGCTGCGGGTGATCCGCAACCACCGCACCGCTGCCTATGGCGCGACCGAAGGGTATGAGGGTCTGTCGATCAAGCCACTGGCGCTGGATCACGCAAACTGCCCCGATGCCAAGCTGGTCGATCTGGCCATGGGCGCGTGGGACGAGGCGCTGGCGCTGGGGGAAAAGCACGGCTATCGCAACGCGCAGGTGTCCGTGATTGCACCTACCGGTACCATTGGTCTGGTGATGGATTGTGACACCACCGGGATCGAGCCTGACTTCGCGCTGGTGAAGTTCAAGAAACTGGCCGGCGGCGGATACTTCAAGATCATCAACCGCTCGGTTCCGGCGGCGCTTGAGAAGTTGGGCTATGCGTCGTCAGAAATTGAAGAGATCATCAGCTATGCCGTGGGTCACGGCACAATTGGTAATGCGCCGGGGATCAACCACACGACGCTGATCGGTCACGGTTTTGGGCAAAACGAGATCGACAAGATCGAGGCAGCGCTGCCGTCCGCGTTCGACATCCGCTTCGTGTTCAACCAATGGACGCTGGGTGAAGAGTTCTGCACCAACGTGCTGGACATCCCGGCCGAGAAGCTGAACAACCCCGATTTCAGCCTGCTCAGCCACTTGGGCTTCACCCGCCGCGACATCGAAGCTGCCAATGACCACGTCTGCGGCACGATGACCCTGGAAGGGGCGCCGCATCTGAAAGAAGAGCATTACAACGTCTTTGACTGCGCCAACCCGTGCGGCAAAAAAGGCAAGCGTTTCCTGAATGTTGACAGCCATATCTATATGATGGCCGCGGCGCAGAGCTTCATTTCCGGCGCGATCTCGAAAACCATCAACATGGCGAATGACGCCACGATCGAGGATTGCCAGAAAGCCTATGAACTGTCGTGGAGCCTCGGGATCAAAGCGAACGCGCTCTACCGCGATGGCTCGAAACTCAGTCAACCGCTGGCCGCGGCACTGGTCGAAGATGACGAGGAAGCCGAAGAAATCCTTGCCGCGGGTTCGCCCCACGACAAAGCGGTGACATTGGCCGAGAAGATCATCGAAAAAATCGTCGTCAAAGAAGTTGCGCGTGGCCGTGAGAAACTGCCTGAGCGTCGCAAAGGCTACACCCAAAAAGCCATCGTTGGCGGACACAAGGTTTACCTGCGCACCGGCGAATACGAAGATGGCAATCTGGGTGAGATCTTCATCGACATGCACAAGGAAGGCGCTGGCTTCCGGGCGATGATGAACAACTTCGCCATTGCCGTGTCCGTGGGCTTGCAATACGGCGTGCCGCTTGAGGAGTTCGTGGACGCTTTCACCTTCACCAAGTTCGAACCGGCCGGGATGGTGCAGGGCAACGATTCAATCAAGAACGCAACCTCGATCCTTGACTATATCTTCCGCGAACTGGCTGTCAGCTATCTGGATCGCACTGATCTGGCGCATGTGAAACCAGAAGGGGCCAGTTTCGACGATCTGGGTCGCGGCGAGGAAGAAGGCGTGTCGAACGTTCAGGAAATGACTGAAACTGCGGCCTCCAAGTCATTGGAAGTGTTGAAGCAAATCAGTTCGACCGGATACTTGCGCAAGCGGATGCCGCAAGAGCTGATGGTGCTGCAAGGCGGCACCGACGCAGGGGGAACGGTTCTGACCGGAACCGATCCGGTGGGCGTGCTCAACACGTTGGTGCCGGAGACGGCAGGGATGAAAACCACCGTGACGGAAACACTGGTGAGCGAAACCGCGGTATCGACGGGCACGATCAACAAGATCGACG